One Synechocystis sp. LKSZ1 genomic window, CGAGCATCCCTCTCGTTTGGCCCAAACGCGCATCCGCATCCAAATTCCCCGCCAATACCAGCAAGACCCGATCATCTCGCAATTAGCGACCCGTTATCACCTGGAAATTAACATCCTGGCGGCGATTCTAGGGGCCAACGGCAAGGAAAGTGGCTGGTTTGACCTCCACCTCGTGGGAACAGAAAAAAATATCCAAGATGCCCTGGTCTACCTCGGAGACCTCAATATCAATATTATTTCCGATCTGGAAACCGACGGTTGGTAATGACTCATTTGACTGAAGTAGCCTCAAAATTCCTGGCCCCCCAGCCACGTCCGTGGTTGGGACTGATCGGCTCTCGTTTTTCGCCCCCTTGGGCCGTTACACTTATCTATTTGTTATTTCTACTGATTCTGCCCATTGCGGCCCTGACGACTAAATCGCTTTCCTTGGGCTGGGGCCGTTTCTGGGAAATTGCCACCTCCGACATTGCTCTTTCGGCCTACGACGTTACCTTTGTCACGGCCTTGGCGGCCGGGGCCATTAATGGCCTGTTGGGAACTATCGTCGCCTGGGTTTTGGTGCGTTACCAGTTCCCCGGTAAAAAAATTGTTGATGCCGCTGTGGATTTACCCTTCGCCCTACCGACTTCCGTTGCCGGGTTAGTCTTGGCTACGGTCTATAGCGACAATGGTTGGATTGGCCAGTTATTTGCCCCCTTTGGCATTCGCATTGCCTTTACCCGCCTGGGGGTGTTTGTGGCCATGTTGTTTATTTCCTTACCTTTTATCGTGCGGACACTCCAGCCCGTGCTTCAAGAAATGGAAGAAGAGGCTGAAGAAGCGGCCTGGTCGTTGGGGGCAACGGAATGGCAAACCTTTTGGCGGGTTATTTTTCCGCCCCTATTACCGCCGATTTTGACGGGCATTGCCCTGGGCTTTTCGCGAGCAGTGGGGGAATACGGTTCCGTAGTGATCGTGGCCTCCAACATTCCTTTCAAAGATTTGATTGCCCCGGTGTTAGTCTTCCAGCGCCTAGAGGAATACGACTACGAAGGCGCTACGGTGATCGGTGCGGTTCTGCTCCTAGTCTCCCTTGTTTTACTCCTCGTGATTAATCTCTTACAACAGTGGGGTCGTCGTTATGCCGTGGATTAAACCGAAATATCTTCTCATTGCCCTAGCCCTGGCTTACTTAGGCCTAATCCTCGTTATCCCCGTCGTTTCCGTTTTCTACGAAGCCTTTCATAACGGTCTGGGACAATTCTTAACCACCATGAAAGACGATAATTTTTTAGCAGCAGTACGTCTTACTTTGATTATTGCGCTCATTGCCGTTCCTCTCAACACGGTGTTTGGCCTCTGTGCAGCCTGGGTTTTGGCGCGTAATCAATTTCCCGGCCGGGCTCTGTTTCTCAGTGTGCTGGATTTACCCTTCTCCATTTCTCCCGTAGTTGCGGGTTTAATGATTGTTCTGCTCTACGGACAAAAGGGCTGGATTGGCTCATTTTTCCACGAAGCCGATATTAAAATTCTTTTTGCCATTCCCGGCATGACCATTGCCACCATTTTTGTCACCCTGCCCTTTGTGGCCCGAGAGGTGATTCCGGTCTTAGAGGAAATGGGGCCAGAGCAGGAGGAAGCCGCTCGAATTCTGGGCGCTAAGGATTGGCAAATTTTCTGGCGGGTTACTTTACCCAATATTCGTTGGGGCTTGCTCTACGGAGTATTGCTGACCAACGCTCGGGCCATGGGGGAGTTTGGTGCGGTTTCGGTGGTTTCCGGCAGTATCTTGGGACAAACCAGTACCCTGCCTATTTTTGTAGAACAAGAATACAAAAACTATCAAACAGAAGCCGCCTTCAGTGCCGCTGTCGTCTTAGCGTTACTGGCCGCCGTCACCCTAGTGCTCAAGGAAATCCTTGAACGATACACCGGTCACCACTCAAAATAACCTTCCGTATTGCTTGTAAACATCGCTAGTTTCTAGGACTTATCTTTCATGAGCATTATTATTAGCAAAGTTGAAAAAAACTTTGGTAGTTTCAAAGCCCTATCCGAGATTAATTTGGAAATTCCTGATGGTAAACTAGTGGCTCTCTTGGGCCCATCAGGGTCAGGTAAATCAACGCTTTTGCGGACTATTGCCGGCTTGGAGAAGCCCGACCAAGGCCAAATTATTATCAATGGCCAGGACACAACTCACATCGATATTCGTAAACGAAACATTGGTTTTGTTTTTCAACACTATGCTCTTTTCAAACATCTGACCATTCGTCAAAATATTGCCTTTGGCCTAGATATTCGCAAGCATCCTAAAAACCAGATAAAACAACGGGTTCAAGAACTCTTGGGCCTAATCCAGTTAGAAGGCCTGGGAGACCGCTATCCTTCCCAATTATCTGGTGGCCAAAGACAACGGGTGGCCCTGGCCCGGGCCCTGGCCGTACAACCCCAAGTTCTGTTGCTAGATGAACCCTTTGGGGCCCTGGACGCTAAAGTGCGGAAGGAACTGCGGAGTTGGTTGCGGCAATTGCACGATGAAGTTCATCTAACGAGCGTATTTGTGACCCACGACCAGGAAGAAGCCATGGAAGTAGCCGATGAGATTGTGGTGATGAACCAGGGCAAGATTGAGCAGATTGGCTCCCCCGCAGAGATTTATGACCATCCCGCAACGCCGTTTGTGATGGAATTTATTGGCGAAGTCAATATTTTGTCGCCGACAGCGAATCTTTTCCAAAATCATCCCGAAATCAACACCAATGAATTTCCCCGTCATGCCTCAGCTTCGGTGTTTGTTCGTCCCCATGATGTGGGTATCCAGACGGCTCCTGATGAGGTAACGAGTCCAGCCGTAGTGAAACGCATTATCCATTTGGGTTGGGAAATTCAGGTGGAATTAAGTTTGAATGATCAAGCGATAGTTGTAGCTCACCTAAGTCGGGAACAGTTCAACGAGCTTCGCTTAGAAGTGAGTCAATCAGTCTATATCAAACCCCGCCAAAGTAAATTCTTTTCTGAAAACGGATTTCTCACCTATGCCATCTAGTTTTCCCGCCTTCATAAACCAACGTTTTTGGGCTTTAATACTTATTTTTCTAGGATTTTTATTATCCCCTGCTTGCTGGTGGAATGATCTATTGATTAATCTACCTTTAGCTTATGTCTTTGGCCGCTTCTGTAGTTGGTTTATTCCTCAGTTACTTTTACCTGGGGTAATTCTTGGTTATTGGTTCTCTAACTTAGTGGGTATTGTCTTAATGCATATCGGTGCCCAGCAAGCTTTTCAGAAAGGGAATCAAAACGTATCACTCCAAGACCAAATCAAGTCAGGCCTAATCACCTCTACTACGTTTACCTTAGTGATTCTCAGTCTTGCTTACTTTCAAGTTGTTGATCTCTCAAACTATATTCCCAGTGAATTATTTGCAGTTGAACCAGTATCTTAGCTGAGCTCTATGCTCGCAAGAAATAGTATTCATTTCTTGTTTGATCCACCTTCCTAATTTGAAATGCCTCAATCTATTGCTAGCTCATTAAAAAATTTCACTACGAGAACTTTATTACCTCATAAAAATAATTGCTTCTGGAAAATAGAAAGTGGTATTGTTCGTACTTTCACTTGGTTAGAGGATGGTACTCTGGTGACTCTTGGGCTATGGGGGCCTGGAGATATTGTTGGCAAGAATTTTGCTAGCATTACGCCCTATAAGTTGGAATGCCTAACGCCAGTTCAAGCCTCTCTAATTTTGCAAAACCATGATGAACTGATTGAGATGCTGGTTGCTCATATTCAGCAAATGAATGAACTGGCTGTTGTTCGTCGCCAAAAAACCGTTGATAAAATGCTATTTCAGTTTCTTAAATACTTAGCTAATAAATTTGGCAAGATGACCACAAAAGGGCAATTGATTGATATTCGTTTAACTCATCAGGATTTAGCAGATTTATTGGGAACTAGCCGCGTCACCATTACCCGATGCCTAGGACAACTAGAAGATCAAAAATTGATCAATCGCCAAGTATTAAGGGGAATTGTCATTCCAGAGGATGAAATTTGGCACTATGAAATTTGAAATCTATCGGGGTCAGTAGTGCCAACTATCACCAGCAAAATTTGAACGAACTCTAAAATCAATATTGGCTGTCTTTAAATAAGCCAAGGCTTTCTCAATTTTCTGGGGAGTTCTTCTCATTTCTAATTCAAATCTCCCTGCTTCTTGACGATTATCTAAAAAATCCGCTTTTGTTATATTGACAACCAAGTCATAATAGGCAATCAGTTTATAAATAATTGGAGTTGATTTATAAGAATAAGGGATTGATAAGCCAAGCCTAATTGTAACTAGATTTTTATTGAAGGAGCTAACTTCTCTCATTCTTTTTTTAAAGATAACAATGTGTTTTTATCCACCTTACCACATACTAAAAAAGTAGGTTGATTATGGAAGCAATGTTTTTAGTAGCGAGCGATTGGCATAGTATTGCATTTCGTCTTTGCTTAGCTTTATTGGTTGGCTGCTTAATTGGAATCAATCGCCAAAAAGGTGGACGGCCCGCTGGCATGAGAACCTTTATGTTAGTCAGTATGGGATCGGCTCTGTTTGTAATGATTCCTTTGCAGGCGGAGGGGGATAGCGCGTTTGCTGCAACCAATGCCCTAAGTCGAACTATTCAAGGCGTAAGCTCTGGGGTTGGCTTTATCGGTGCAGGTCTGATTCTGCAACAATCTGATCATCGAAACCAGACTAAAGTGCGCGGTTTGACTACGGCCGCTTCTATCTGGATTGCTGCCGCTTTAGGAGCAACGATTGGTTGTGGACTATGGCAAACGGGACTATTAGGTGGCTTTTTAACCCTATTAGTACTAAGTGGAGTAAAACGCCTACGACGCTGGATATTAATTGCCCTAGGAAAGCGTCGGCAAGCCCAGCTTTTAGAGCTAGAAGAGTTGTCTGAGCCAGAACAAAATGAGTATTTTTTTAACCAAGAACTATTATAGTACATGATTCACTCAGAGATGAATAAGTCCTTGTGGAAGATAGATCTTTTCCGCTTTTCACAAGTGTAATTTTCACTTTTAAGCTTAAAATAAATACTAGAATTAACCTCCCAGCGATCCAACAAATCAGTGCCTCTATCTTGGGAAGTATCACTCTGTAGTGATAATAATTTTCTCTTGAGTTGAAAACTTAAGTTCATTATTTAACTCAACCCCTTGGGAAAAAAGACTTTTATATAAAACCAATAGACAATTTGGGATACGAATCTCAAAGAGAAGTCAATCCAGGAATATTAAGGTCTTATTAGTTTTTGTTAAATTGACGACAAAATTTATCCTTTTGTTTAAATCTTTAGTCAAAATAGTATAGCCAATGTAACTCGGCCCTTTAAAAAGAGCAATAAAGGCTAAAAAATTGTTGTCTATAACACAATTTCTTGTCTTTTCCTAGAGACTATGCCAAGCTTAATAAACACTTAAAAACAATTCCCATCGGATTAGTGTATTTTGCAGATAATTATTAAGGATTGTAACAATGGAAGATGTTTCTTTGAGTTTTTCTCGTCAGTCTAGAGGTAAATCAACTCTTAATCGTAAGGGAATCTATAAATTGTGGTGGCATATTCGAGCCTACGCTATTATCGCTGGTATCCTAGTTCTTGGACTACTGAAATTAACAACACTCGTTTTCGTTGATAGTCTTGTCATGCTAAAATCTTTACAAGGATTCAAGCGAAAAAATAAAATAGCAACAAAGATCGCTTTATTTCCCTAAAAATAATGAAACAGCTTAAATCTCGTTCTCACGATTTACGGACGTTATTTGAGCGAGAGATTACAGCCGAATACATCGCTGAGCCTCTGCAAACTCTACCCGCAGAATTGGCAATTGTTGAGGGCCTAGTCAGAATGGAGCAAAAGGACTTTGATGTGATGGGGGTAGAGCATCAGGGCCTAATCACAGGCTATTTAGAACGAGGGGTCTTGATTACACCGGGATTAACGACCTGTCAAGACTACCAAACGGTCTTCAAGCTTCAGGATCTCGTCTCAGCCGGAACCCCTCTGATCAAGTTACTCCCCATCTTTAAACAAACCCATCGTTTATTTGTCTTAGAAGGTAATGTCGTGACTAGTATTATCACCCAGGGTGATCTGCAAAAGGCACCGGTACGAATGCTGTTGTTTAGCCAAGTAACGTTGCTAGAGATGAATCTGCTCCGTCTCATTCGACTCTATTACCCCGGAGATTCTTGGCAATCGGTTCTCAAAAGTGATCGGGTAGAACTTGCTCAACGCCATTTACAGGGTAGTCAAGCTAGAAATGAGGTAATTAGCTTATTAGACTATCTACAGTTTTGTGATAAGCGTGACCTAGTGCTCCGTCACCCCGATCTCTTTAAGAAATTAAAATTTCCGTCTAGAAATGCCGGAGAGTATCTTTTCAAGTCGGCGGAAAAATTACGAAATTGCTTGGCCCATGCCCAGGATTTAGTCCATGACTCCACTTGGTCAGAACTCATTACCTTAGCTGAAGGAATTGAATCCCTGCTCATTCGCTGTGAAGCAATCGGATCATAATTGCTCATATCAAACAAGGTATATCCTAAGAGTGTCTTCTATTAATTTTTGATATTAAAAAGCCTATTTTTATTGACTCTAGGTATTTATTTTAAATAAATTTAAAACATATTTAATTGCACCAATTGATGGTAGTACTTGATGTGACTTATACAACATCTAAATAAAATAAATCATGCTATCTTTTAAGGAGTTTCTATAATCCTTAGATTCATTGTATGCTTCGAAAATTACTTCTATTGTGGTCTAAGGTAGGCAAACAAATCAATTCTCTAGCCTACAGAATCATTTCCGTCATTTTCGGGATAACCTTATTTCTTGCTTTAGGCATTTCAGCTTCCAACTCAGCAAACCCTAGTAGTTCTATCCAGTTTGTTTCCCCTAGCTGGGTTCAAGAGCACTTGAGTGACCCTAAGCTTAGAATTCTCGACGTTCGCATTAATCCCTTGGAATACATTGATGGACATCTACCCCAAGCGGTCAATATTGCTGACAATAACTTTCGCGGCCCCAATGGTTTTCTTCCAGTTCAGTACTGGGAAACAGCAAAAATAGGTAGCTTACTCTCCAAGGCAGGAGTTAGTAACAACAATAAAGTACTAGTCTATTCCGATGGTAATAATGTTCTTGGTGCAACAATGGTTGCCTATTTACTAGAACGTTCTGGTGCGAAGGATATTGCTGTCTTAGACGGCGGCTTCAAAGGCTACAAAGATGCGAAAGAAAATGTGACGAAGGAATTCCCTCGCTATAAAAATGGGAACTTTACCCTCAAAGATAACGAAAATATTCGTATTAGCTTATCAGAGCTAGAAAAGCTGATCGGTAAACCGGGAGTAGTAATTATCGATCCACGTCCCCCAGAGTTATTTGAGGGTAAAACCAATCTTTGGGTAAGAAACGGGCATATTCCAGGGGCCAAAAATATTCCTTGGCCCACTTTTACTGAAGCCAATAATCCCGATGAGGCCCTCAAGAACCCTCACCAGCTAAAATCCCTTGATGCAATCAAAAAAATTCTTGCCGACCGAAATATAAAACTCAGCGACAATATTATTGTTTCCTGTAGCACTGGTCGGGAAGCAACCTTGCAATACGTTGTCCTGAAACATTTGTTGGGTTATCCTAAGGTTAGAATTTATGAAGGCTCGTGGACAGAATATAGTACCACAAACTTGCCTGTTGAAACTGGCCCAGAAAGAGCAGTATAAACAGTAATCAAACAGAATCCAAGATAGCATTTACCTACTTTTTAAGGATTTTAATAGTAGGTATTTTCTGCATCAAGAAAACAATATGATCACTCCTTTTGCCTTGAATTCAGTCTTAAAAATATTTAAACATACTTCTAACAAATGACTTGACAAGAAAAAGATTAGTGAATAACATAAAATACAGTATCCCGATAAATAAAGTGTATTTCTTTTAAAGTCATGGTGCTATATCTTGTCGAATCAGAAATTCAAGAACTAGGTATTGAGCAAATCAAAGAATCCATTGAGCACATTTCTCAACTCATTGCACCGGATGCCGGCAAAGTGGTTGAAGTACAAGTCGGCGAAGATTTAAAGCGTTTATTTATTGTTGTTGATGCTGATAACCAAGAATCAGCAAAAAATAGCATCGAGCACGCTGGCTTCCCTGTTCATTTGCTCAAAGAAGTTCGCTTGATCGGGCAGGATTTGGTGACTCTAAGCAAACGCAAAGCTAAGGCGAACTATTTGGTTGAATGGAATTTGCCTCCGGGATTAACCATGGAGCTATATCTGGCTCGTAAAGCCGAAAAGACGCCGCTTTATGAACAAATTCCCAGTGTTCAATTTGAAAGAACCTACGTTTGTGAAGATTTGAGTAAATGTCTTTGTTTCTACGACAGCCCTAATGAAGTGACGGTAAAACAAGCACGAGATATTGTCAGCGCTCCGATTGACCGTCTAACTCCCATTCAAAATCTTTATTAGCTCATCCTATTTGTTTATTTTTCAGGAACTTGAGACCATGCTTGCACAACAAGAACGAGTTCAATCCTTGCTTTCTAATCATGCCCATGCTTTAAATGATGGTTCTGGAGGAGCGAATGTTGGTCATTCCCTGGGGTTATTAGGAGAAGTGGGATGGTTGGGTTATGGTGTCCCCTCGGGATTAGGGGGCCAGGAAGGCTCGATAGCAGAGGCGGTAGAGGCGATTGCCCTAGTTTCTGAAGTTTGTCTCACCAGTGGCTTTTCCTTTTGGTGCCAAAGGGCGGTGATTGGGTACTTGGCACATTCTGACAACGCTTGGCTCAAATACCACATTTTGCCGCTACTACTGCGAGGAGAAATGTCTGGGGCAACGGGCCTGTCCAATGCCATGAAGCATTTAGCTGGGCTGGAAAAACTACGCATAGAGGGACGCATTCATGGGGATTCAGTTACTGTCAATGGATTCTTGCCCTGGGTTTCAAATCTTAAGCCTTATCAATTCCTGCTGGTCGTTGCCGCAGAGACCCGTCAAGGAGACTCTCTCGTTGTTGCCGTTCCGGCCGACACCCATGGTGTTAACAGGGGCAGGGATCTCAAGCTAATTGGACTTCAGGGGGCCTGGACAAGCACGATTAATCTCGATAATGTGCAACTTTCTTCGGATTGGATTATTAGCCACAATGCGCAACAGTTTTTAGCAACCATTCGACCTCAATTTTTGCTATTACAGTGCGGCCTGGCTTTAGGCATTACCCGTAAATCCTTGTTGGAAGTTAGCTATTGCCTTCAGCAAACTAAAAAAAGCCTTAGCCACCGCTATCGTCAGAAGTATGAGCAATTACTTGCCCTGGAAGAAACCTTAAGAAACTTAAGTACATGGGAATACCATGATCTTGCTCAAGTCTGTCGGTTGTTTCAACTGAGAATCGACCTAACACGCCTAGCCGTCGAGTCCGTCAGCTTAGAATTAGAAGCCCAGGGAGGTAGTGCATATATTCGTTCTAGTTCTACGGCCAGACGATTGCAAGAAGTTGCTTTTTTACCCGTTTTAACCCCTAGCTTGGTTCAGCTTGAGCAAGAACTTCATCGCCATAATTTAACCGCTATTGGTTAGTTGTTGGTCTTTATTTCCATAGGGTTCTCTATCATGTCACGCTTACCAACTGCTCCCTCTGCTCCAGACTTGCTTGCAATACCGGTGGATGCTAAGCCCATTCTTAAAGTCGTCGATCTCGGTTTAGCGTATCACCATCGACAAAAAGTTTCTCCCATTTTTGAGGGGATTCATCTAGACATTTACCCAGGGGAAGTAGTGTGCTTACTGGGGGCAAGTGGATGCGGAAAATCTTCTCTGTTATCTGCCGTCGCTGGTTTTGTGAGTCAGGGCCATCCTCAAGCAACCGTTAGACACTGGGGGCAGACTTATCTACAGTCCGAGCCCTTACAGGCCCCTGATCCGCGGATTGCCGTCGTCTTTCAAGATGCAACCTTATTACCCTGGTTGACAGTTTGGCAGAATGTAGCCTGGGGATTACAGTTACGGGCGATGCCGCGGTTATCCCGTTCAGAACTGCGAGAGCGGGTAGGCGAAGCACTGTTGAGCGTTAATTTACAGGGCTTTGAGTCGAGCTACCCCCGTCAGCTATCAGGCGGTATGGCCCAACGAGTCGCCTTGGCCAGGGCCCTGGCCCGTCATCCGACCCTACTCCTGCTGGATGAACCCTTTAGTGCGCTAGATGTCATTACTCGTTTAGAAATGCAAGTTTACAACGGGTTTTAGTCAGCCTTCTCTTGGCCACTATTGTCGGGATTCCTTTGGGAATTTTATTAGGATTATTTAAAGGCATTGAAAAATCAACCTCAGTCCTTTTTCAATTTATTCGTATGATTTTTCCCCTATTCTGGATGCCGATTGCCGTTATGGTCTTTGGCATTGGGGATGCACCGATCTATTTTTTATTGACCATCGCTGCTGTCTGGCCCATTATTCTCAATACAAGCATGGGAGTCGTCTCCGTTGATAGACACTGGTTATTGTTGTCGAAAAGTCTCTGCGCCAATGCCTTAGAAGCTTTAACCCAGGTTATTGTACCTGCTATTATTGCCCATATTTTAACGGGATTACGCCTAGCTGTTGGTATCATTTGGATTGTGCTAGTTCCAGCGGAAATGCTAGGAGTGACCTCGGGCCTAGGTTACTATATCTTAGATACAAGAGACCGTTTGGATTACTCTGAGCTAGTAGCAGTTATTTTGATAATTGGTGTTATTGGCTATGGTTTAGATACTTTCTTAAGGTTGATGCACCAAGCCTGGGCTCATCATCGTTAGCTCTAAATAAAACCAGTTTTTGTTTTTTTTAACTTCAATTCTGGTATTAGCTCTTCTAAAATTTATGGCGCTTTCCCAAGATTACTCTTCTTTTAAAAAAAGATTATTTAGCGTAAAGTGTGTCAGTTATGCTGGCTTTGTTTTTATATGCTCTATTGTGTTTATTAGTCTAGTAATTACTGTTCATTACAATCCCTTGGGTCTGGGCTGGGATCAAGCTATTCTCATTGCACTGCATCAAACTCATCAACCGATTCTAGACCACTGGGCTAAAATCTTGACGGATTTAGGAATCTGGATTGTAACGGCACCTGTCTTGGGACTCATTGCCTTAATTTTGACCTATCAACAGCAATGGCAAAAGGGAGTTTATATTGCAATCACTGTCTTTGGTGCGATCCCTCTCAGCTACGGGCTAAAACATCTTTTTAATCGTCCTCGTCCCCACCTCTGGTCTAGTGATGTAGCCTGGCCGACTAATCCTTCCTTTCCCAGTGGCCATGCTTTCTCTAGTATGATGTTTGTGACTTTAATAATTCTCCTGTGGCCTTGGAGGGGACGGACTTGGGTCGTGCTAGCGGGAAGTCTTTTTGTCATCTTGATTGGCTGGACAAGACTGTACCTTGGGGTTCACTATCCGAGTGATATTTTGGCTGGTTGGAGTATAGCAATTGCCTGGTGTGTGAGTGTTTATCTAATCTATTCGCCGGGGCAGACCATCCAAAAAGACGAGTAATTCTCCGGGTTGAATCGTTGTCCATACTTCATTGTCTGTAAGGGGCAAGGTGGCAATAATTGCAACTCGGTCATCAGGATTTGTTAAGGCCTGAAAATCAACGGTAATATCTTCATCAATCAAATGAGCCGCTGCAAAAGGGGCCTGGCGAATCAGATAACTTAAATTGGTTGTACAGTGACAAAATAAATATTCTCCATTAGATAATAAATAGTTAAAAATGCCCTTTTCTGCTAATCCTTTGGTTACTTGATTAATGACTGTATAAAGATCAAGTAAAGCCGGTTGGCCCTGGGGGAAAGTTTCCCGTAATGTTTCTAACATTATACAGAAAGCCTTCTCACTATCTGTGCTACCAACAGGCTGATATACCCCCCGTAAAGATGGGTTAAAATTTTCCAAGTGACCATTGTGGGCAAAAACCCAATATTGGCCCCATAACTCTCGTTGAAAGGGATGACAATTTTCGAGTCCGACTTCTCCTTGAGTAGCCTTGCGAATATGGGCAATTACCTGGGTTGATTTAATGGGATATTGTTTAACCAATTGGGCTATGGGAGAAACAATTGAAGGATAGTCATCTAAAAAAAGCCGACAACCCCGATCTTCAAAAAAAGCAATTCCCCAACCATCTCGATGTTCATCGGTTTTTCCTCCCCTTGCACAAAAGCCTTCAAAGGAAAAGCAAATATCCGTGGGCACATTGCTATTCATTCCGAGTAATTGACACATACAACTCCTGCGACCTGATCCGTTCCATATATCAGGCTTCAATTGTAGGAAAATTTCCCACTAAAATGCTTCAGTGTCAATAGGAATCACTCAAATTGCTTTGTGTCATTCAGTTAAAACTAAGAAGAGAGGGAACTATTCTCCTGTTTGGAAAAACCCCAAATAAATAGCAACACAATTACTGATAAGACGAGCCATTCTGGTGGTACATAGCTGGGAAGTAGAGCCTTAGAGAGAAGACGCACCCCTACCCAAAAAATTGTTAGGTAAGCGGCATCCTGAAGATAGGTAAAGCGATTGAGCCATTCAATAAAGAGTTCTGCCAAAAAACGTAGGGCAATTACCCCGACTAGGCCCCCCATCAGCACCAACCAGGTTTGATCCGAAATAGCGATCGCTGTCGTGACACTATCCAAAGAAAAGACTAAATCTGTGACGGCAATTAAGGGAATGATTTGCCAATAGGATGATCTTGGCTCCTGAACGGTGAGCATTTCATCTTCTGGTTCCGCTTCTCCCGCTAGACGTTGCCAAAAATATTTACCTGTTAACCCTAAGAGATAAAGGGCTCCTACGACCTGGAATTGCCAAAATTGAACAATCCAAGTTGCCATTAAAATTAGTAAAATACGCAGTAAAAAAGCGCCTCCCAAGCCCCAGTTAAGAACCCGCTTTTGGTACTTTTCTTCTGGTAAATGCTGAACTAAGGCTGCTAAAGCTACAGCATTATCTGCAGAAAGGATAGTTTCTAAAGCAACTAGGGAGAGTAAAACCCCAATGGTGTTAGGAACGAGATTGCTATTGAGGGAGAAGGGGTCTGGCATAGTCAAAAAATATCAATAATAAAGGTGAGGATAAAAAATGATCAAAA contains:
- the cysT gene encoding sulfate ABC transporter permease subunit CysT, which encodes MTHLTEVASKFLAPQPRPWLGLIGSRFSPPWAVTLIYLLFLLILPIAALTTKSLSLGWGRFWEIATSDIALSAYDVTFVTALAAGAINGLLGTIVAWVLVRYQFPGKKIVDAAVDLPFALPTSVAGLVLATVYSDNGWIGQLFAPFGIRIAFTRLGVFVAMLFISLPFIVRTLQPVLQEMEEEAEEAAWSLGATEWQTFWRVIFPPLLPPILTGIALGFSRAVGEYGSVVIVASNIPFKDLIAPVLVFQRLEEYDYEGATVIGAVLLLVSLVLLLVINLLQQWGRRYAVD
- the cysA gene encoding sulfate ABC transporter ATP-binding protein; translation: MSIIISKVEKNFGSFKALSEINLEIPDGKLVALLGPSGSGKSTLLRTIAGLEKPDQGQIIINGQDTTHIDIRKRNIGFVFQHYALFKHLTIRQNIAFGLDIRKHPKNQIKQRVQELLGLIQLEGLGDRYPSQLSGGQRQRVALARALAVQPQVLLLDEPFGALDAKVRKELRSWLRQLHDEVHLTSVFVTHDQEEAMEVADEIVVMNQGKIEQIGSPAEIYDHPATPFVMEFIGEVNILSPTANLFQNHPEINTNEFPRHASASVFVRPHDVGIQTAPDEVTSPAVVKRIIHLGWEIQVELSLNDQAIVVAHLSREQFNELRLEVSQSVYIKPRQSKFFSENGFLTYAI
- a CDS encoding MgtC/SapB family protein; translation: MEAMFLVASDWHSIAFRLCLALLVGCLIGINRQKGGRPAGMRTFMLVSMGSALFVMIPLQAEGDSAFAATNALSRTIQGVSSGVGFIGAGLILQQSDHRNQTKVRGLTTAASIWIAAALGATIGCGLWQTGLLGGFLTLLVLSGVKRLRRWILIALGKRRQAQLLELEELSEPEQNEYFFNQELL
- the cysW gene encoding sulfate ABC transporter permease subunit CysW; its protein translation is MPWIKPKYLLIALALAYLGLILVIPVVSVFYEAFHNGLGQFLTTMKDDNFLAAVRLTLIIALIAVPLNTVFGLCAAWVLARNQFPGRALFLSVLDLPFSISPVVAGLMIVLLYGQKGWIGSFFHEADIKILFAIPGMTIATIFVTLPFVAREVIPVLEEMGPEQEEAARILGAKDWQIFWRVTLPNIRWGLLYGVLLTNARAMGEFGAVSVVSGSILGQTSTLPIFVEQEYKNYQTEAAFSAAVVLALLAAVTLVLKEILERYTGHHSK
- a CDS encoding DUF4242 domain-containing protein, yielding MVLYLVESEIQELGIEQIKESIEHISQLIAPDAGKVVEVQVGEDLKRLFIVVDADNQESAKNSIEHAGFPVHLLKEVRLIGQDLVTLSKRKAKANYLVEWNLPPGLTMELYLARKAEKTPLYEQIPSVQFERTYVCEDLSKCLCFYDSPNEVTVKQARDIVSAPIDRLTPIQNLY
- a CDS encoding Crp/Fnr family transcriptional regulator; translated protein: MPQSIASSLKNFTTRTLLPHKNNCFWKIESGIVRTFTWLEDGTLVTLGLWGPGDIVGKNFASITPYKLECLTPVQASLILQNHDELIEMLVAHIQQMNELAVVRRQKTVDKMLFQFLKYLANKFGKMTTKGQLIDIRLTHQDLADLLGTSRVTITRCLGQLEDQKLINRQVLRGIVIPEDEIWHYEI
- a CDS encoding sulfurtransferase — encoded protein: MLRKLLLLWSKVGKQINSLAYRIISVIFGITLFLALGISASNSANPSSSIQFVSPSWVQEHLSDPKLRILDVRINPLEYIDGHLPQAVNIADNNFRGPNGFLPVQYWETAKIGSLLSKAGVSNNNKVLVYSDGNNVLGATMVAYLLERSGAKDIAVLDGGFKGYKDAKENVTKEFPRYKNGNFTLKDNENIRISLSELEKLIGKPGVVIIDPRPPELFEGKTNLWVRNGHIPGAKNIPWPTFTEANNPDEALKNPHQLKSLDAIKKILADRNIKLSDNIIVSCSTGREATLQYVVLKHLLGYPKVRIYEGSWTEYSTTNLPVETGPERAV
- a CDS encoding NIL domain-containing protein, producing MREVSSFNKNLVTIRLGLSIPYSYKSTPIIYKLIAYYDLVVNITKADFLDNRQEAGRFELEMRRTPQKIEKALAYLKTANIDFRVRSNFAGDSWHY
- a CDS encoding NIL domain-containing protein, whose translation is MATVKITALDTEHPSRLAQTRIRIQIPRQYQQDPIISQLATRYHLEINILAAILGANGKESGWFDLHLVGTEKNIQDALVYLGDLNINIISDLETDGW